The following are encoded in a window of Mycolicibacterium tusciae JS617 genomic DNA:
- the mnmA gene encoding tRNA 2-thiouridine(34) synthase MnmA produces the protein MRVLVAMSGGVDSSVAAARMVDAGHDVVGVHLALSSAPGTLRTGSRGCCSKEDAGDARRVADVLDIPFYVWDFADRFKEDVVDDFVASYARGETPNPCVRCNERIKFSALAARALALGFDAVATGHYARLSGGQLRRAVDADKDQSYVLAVLTAEQLRHALFPVGDTPKPQIREEAASRGLAVAEKPDSHDICFIPSGDTRAFLGARIGVRRGTVVDAGGTVLAEHEGVHGFTVGQRKGLGIAGPGSDGQPRYVTGIDADSGTVHVGNAADLDVWELAGERPVFTSGVAPTGPVECQVQVRAHGGIGDSVAELRDGRLLVDLRTPIRGVASGQTMVLYRPDPAGDEVLGSATITR, from the coding sequence ATGCGGGTTCTCGTGGCGATGAGCGGTGGCGTGGACTCCTCGGTCGCGGCTGCCCGGATGGTCGATGCCGGTCACGACGTGGTCGGCGTCCACCTGGCCCTCTCGTCGGCGCCCGGCACGCTGCGTACCGGGTCGCGGGGCTGCTGCTCCAAGGAAGACGCCGGCGACGCCCGGCGGGTCGCCGACGTGCTCGACATCCCTTTCTACGTCTGGGATTTCGCCGATAGATTCAAAGAAGACGTCGTCGACGATTTCGTTGCGTCCTACGCTCGCGGTGAGACTCCGAACCCCTGCGTGCGGTGCAACGAGCGAATCAAGTTCTCCGCGTTGGCGGCTCGCGCGCTGGCTCTGGGCTTCGACGCCGTGGCAACAGGTCACTACGCACGGCTGTCCGGCGGACAGCTGCGTCGCGCAGTCGATGCCGACAAGGACCAGTCCTACGTTCTCGCGGTGCTGACCGCAGAGCAGCTCCGCCATGCCCTATTCCCGGTGGGCGACACGCCCAAGCCGCAGATCCGTGAGGAGGCCGCAAGCCGGGGACTGGCCGTAGCCGAGAAGCCGGACAGCCACGACATCTGCTTCATCCCCTCGGGTGATACCCGTGCGTTCCTCGGCGCCCGGATCGGCGTTCGCCGTGGGACGGTGGTCGATGCGGGCGGAACGGTGCTCGCCGAGCATGAGGGTGTGCACGGCTTCACCGTCGGCCAACGCAAGGGTCTCGGCATCGCCGGACCCGGATCCGATGGGCAGCCGCGTTACGTCACGGGCATCGATGCCGACAGCGGCACGGTGCACGTCGGGAACGCCGCGGATCTCGATGTATGGGAGCTGGCCGGCGAACGGCCGGTGTTCACCTCCGGCGTTGCGCCGACGGGCCCGGTGGAATGCCAGGTGCAGGTGCGCGCGCACGGAGGGATCGGTGACAGCGTCGCCGAACTGCGCGACGGGCGGCTGCTCGTCGACCTGCGCACCCCGATTCGCGGGGTGGCGTCCGGACAGACCATGGTGCTCTACCGTCCAGATCCCGCCGGTGACGAAGTACTGGGCAGCGCGACCATCACGCGCTAG
- a CDS encoding MmcQ/YjbR family DNA-binding protein — protein sequence MPHPVMFRDDDPVLAKVRTLALGFPEAFEKVSHGRPSFFVSKMFVMYGGSVKPATRGADYVQYPHSVMVKVDESDRRALEQDRRFFFPAYLGPSGWLGLDLAAKSEVDWNEVAELIDASYRLVAPKKLIARLEEA from the coding sequence ATGCCGCATCCGGTGATGTTCCGCGACGACGACCCGGTGCTGGCGAAGGTACGCACCCTCGCCCTCGGATTCCCCGAGGCGTTCGAGAAGGTGTCGCACGGCAGACCCTCGTTCTTCGTCTCGAAGATGTTCGTTATGTACGGCGGCAGCGTCAAACCGGCGACCAGGGGTGCCGACTACGTCCAGTACCCGCACTCGGTCATGGTCAAGGTCGACGAGAGCGACCGGCGGGCCCTCGAGCAGGATCGCCGGTTTTTCTTCCCCGCCTACCTGGGCCCATCGGGCTGGCTCGGTCTCGATCTGGCGGCCAAATCCGAGGTCGACTGGAACGAGGTTGCCGAACTGATCGACGCGTCGTATCGGTTGGTCGCGCCCAAGAAGCTCATCGCTCGTCTCGAGGAGGCTTGA
- the gatC gene encoding Asp-tRNA(Asn)/Glu-tRNA(Gln) amidotransferase subunit GatC, with amino-acid sequence MSQISRDEVAHLARLARLALAEDELDGFAGQLDAILSHVSQIQAVDVAGVDPTGNPLKDVNVFRPDEVEPCLTQEEALAEAPKAVDGRFAVPRILGEAE; translated from the coding sequence GTGTCACAGATCTCTCGCGACGAGGTAGCCCATCTGGCGCGCCTGGCCCGCCTCGCCCTGGCCGAGGACGAGCTGGACGGCTTCGCCGGACAATTGGACGCCATCCTCAGTCACGTCAGCCAGATCCAGGCCGTCGACGTCGCCGGCGTCGACCCGACCGGCAATCCGCTCAAGGACGTCAACGTGTTCCGCCCCGACGAGGTCGAGCCGTGCCTGACCCAAGAGGAAGCGCTGGCCGAGGCGCCCAAGGCGGTCGACGGCCGGTTCGCCGTGCCCCGGATTCTGGGGGAGGCCGAATGA
- the gatA gene encoding Asp-tRNA(Asn)/Glu-tRNA(Gln) amidotransferase subunit GatA translates to MSDNEVIRLDAATLGAKIAAKEVSSTEATRACLDQIAATDGEYHAFLHVAEEKALAEAARVDGLVAAGETLPSPLAGVPLALKDVFTATDMPTTCGSKILEGWTSPYDATVTARLRAAGIPILGKTNMDEFAMGSSTENSAYGPTRNPWNTDRVPGGSGGGSAAALAAFQAPLAIGSDTGGSIRQPAALTATVGVKPTYGTVSRYGLIACASSLDQGGPCARTVLDTALLHQVIAGHDPKDSTSVDAAVPDVVGAARSGAAGDLKGVRIGVVKQLRGDGYQDGVLASFNAAVEQLTALGAEISEVDCPHFDYSLPAYYLILPSEVSSNLARFDAMRYGLRVGDDGTHSAEEVMALTRAAGFGPEVKRRIMIGTYALSAGYYDAYYNQAQKVRTLIARDLDEAYEKVDVLISPATPTTAFPLGEKVDDPLAMYLFDLCTLPLNLAGHCGMSVPSGLSPDDNLPVGLQIMAPALADDRLYRVGAAYEVARGPLPTAI, encoded by the coding sequence ATGAGCGACAACGAGGTGATTCGGCTCGACGCCGCGACGCTGGGCGCCAAGATCGCGGCCAAGGAGGTGTCCTCGACCGAGGCGACGCGCGCCTGCCTGGACCAGATCGCGGCGACCGATGGCGAATATCACGCGTTTCTGCACGTCGCGGAAGAAAAGGCACTGGCCGAGGCGGCGCGGGTAGACGGTTTGGTCGCTGCAGGTGAGACGTTGCCGTCGCCGCTGGCCGGAGTGCCGCTGGCGCTCAAGGACGTGTTCACCGCCACCGATATGCCCACCACATGCGGGTCGAAGATCCTCGAGGGCTGGACGTCGCCGTACGACGCAACGGTCACCGCGCGGCTGCGTGCGGCGGGCATCCCGATTCTGGGCAAGACGAACATGGACGAGTTCGCGATGGGCAGCTCGACCGAGAATTCCGCGTACGGTCCGACCCGTAATCCCTGGAACACCGACCGCGTACCGGGTGGATCGGGTGGCGGTAGTGCCGCTGCGCTGGCTGCGTTTCAGGCACCGCTGGCCATCGGGTCCGACACCGGTGGGTCAATCCGCCAGCCAGCGGCACTGACCGCGACGGTCGGTGTGAAGCCGACCTACGGCACGGTGTCGCGCTATGGACTGATCGCGTGCGCCTCGTCGCTGGATCAGGGCGGGCCGTGTGCGCGGACGGTGTTGGACACCGCGCTGCTGCACCAGGTGATCGCCGGTCACGACCCGAAGGACTCGACGTCGGTCGATGCCGCGGTGCCCGATGTGGTGGGCGCGGCCCGCTCGGGGGCGGCAGGGGATCTCAAGGGCGTGCGGATCGGCGTCGTGAAGCAGTTGCGCGGCGACGGCTACCAGGACGGCGTACTGGCGTCCTTCAATGCCGCCGTCGAACAGCTCACCGCACTTGGCGCCGAGATCAGCGAGGTCGACTGCCCGCACTTCGACTACTCCCTGCCCGCGTACTACCTGATCCTGCCGTCGGAGGTGTCGTCGAACCTCGCGCGGTTCGATGCGATGCGTTACGGGTTGCGCGTCGGCGACGACGGCACGCACAGCGCGGAGGAAGTGATGGCGCTGACCCGCGCCGCCGGCTTCGGCCCAGAAGTGAAGCGCCGCATCATGATCGGCACCTATGCACTGTCGGCCGGTTACTACGACGCCTATTACAATCAGGCGCAGAAGGTGCGCACGCTGATTGCCCGCGATCTCGACGAGGCTTACGAGAAGGTCGACGTGCTGATCTCGCCGGCCACCCCAACGACGGCCTTCCCGTTGGGGGAGAAGGTAGACGATCCGCTGGCGATGTACCTGTTTGACCTGTGCACGTTGCCGCTGAACCTGGCCGGCCATTGCGGAATGTCGGTGCCTTCCGGGCTCTCACCGGACGACAATCTGCCCGTTGGCCTGCAAATCATGGCGCCAGCACTGGCCGATGATCGGCTGTACCGGGTCGGCGCCGCGTATGAAGTTGCACGAGGTCCGCTGCCAACAGCGATCTGA
- a CDS encoding SRPBCC family protein, with translation MYLLADAAVDIARSCAEAFDYACDLENFAAWFPGVVEVVVHNDVPFSQRGREYRETVDVPLRGRRSVGIRVVDAEAPHRLVTEGDLTVVMPRMEIHLTESSPQGCTVQWRMFSRNRNALARIAVLPIARVVMTKRAATGLHRLRERLERDRTD, from the coding sequence ATGTACCTACTGGCCGATGCGGCTGTCGACATCGCGCGCTCGTGCGCAGAAGCGTTCGACTATGCCTGTGACCTCGAGAATTTCGCGGCGTGGTTTCCCGGTGTCGTCGAGGTCGTCGTACACAATGACGTCCCGTTCTCCCAGCGCGGACGCGAGTACCGCGAGACGGTCGATGTGCCGCTGCGGGGCCGTCGGTCGGTGGGTATCCGGGTCGTCGACGCCGAAGCGCCGCACCGGCTCGTCACCGAGGGCGACCTGACGGTCGTGATGCCGCGCATGGAAATACATCTCACGGAGTCCTCACCCCAGGGGTGCACGGTGCAATGGCGCATGTTCAGCCGCAACCGCAACGCCCTCGCCCGCATCGCAGTGCTGCCCATCGCACGTGTCGTGATGACCAAGCGCGCTGCAACGGGCCTGCACCGGCTCAGGGAGCGCCTCGAGCGCGATCGCACCGACTAA
- a CDS encoding sensor domain-containing protein, protein MPLAARPWAVWGVAAVLLAGCSQSVTGTAMRATPGLDDDSRSPVDVETIVLDQSQMRAITGAGEDLSIIPSMDGKIPVDIEPFVKSAPPQCEWLFAETRTFGPDVEEFHKTTFQNPPDGAQISEAVAAYRDPGTARFAFDSLVGLVDGCGSTALGQALVGEWTVAVDTLKTRPGACGRDYRVKSVVLVEVTFCHFPGSVPDIVMTNILANVPE, encoded by the coding sequence ATGCCCCTAGCGGCCAGGCCGTGGGCGGTCTGGGGCGTGGCGGCGGTCCTCCTCGCGGGGTGCAGCCAGTCGGTCACCGGTACGGCGATGCGGGCAACCCCTGGCCTCGACGACGATTCACGGTCCCCGGTCGACGTCGAGACGATCGTGCTCGACCAGTCGCAGATGCGTGCAATCACAGGGGCGGGCGAGGACCTCTCGATTATCCCCAGCATGGACGGCAAAATCCCAGTCGACATCGAGCCATTCGTCAAAAGCGCTCCCCCACAATGTGAATGGTTGTTCGCAGAGACCCGCACCTTCGGCCCCGACGTCGAGGAGTTCCACAAGACCACGTTCCAGAATCCCCCCGACGGCGCCCAGATCTCGGAGGCCGTGGCGGCCTACCGCGACCCCGGCACGGCCCGTTTTGCGTTCGACAGTCTCGTCGGACTCGTCGATGGCTGCGGCTCAACCGCTCTGGGACAGGCGCTCGTCGGCGAATGGACGGTCGCGGTTGACACGCTGAAGACCCGCCCGGGAGCCTGCGGTCGCGACTACCGCGTGAAATCCGTGGTGCTGGTCGAGGTCACGTTCTGCCACTTCCCGGGCTCGGTACCCGACATCGTGATGACGAACATTCTCGCGAACGTGCCGGAGTGA
- a CDS encoding methionine synthase, protein MSVFAGATGIGSWPGTSPREAAEIVVGELHTLPHLVELPSRGVGADMIGRAGALLVDIGIDTVPRGYRIAPGRSAVVRRAVSLLNEDLDALEEAWENAGLRGGTRTVKLQSPGPITLAAQLELAGGHRAITDAGAVRDLTASLAEGVAQHRAEVARRLDTTVVVQFDEPLLPAALLGRLTGVTSFTPVHPVDEPVAIGLIDECIAAVGAEVVLHSCAADLPWKLLQRSSIHAVSIDVSTLGAVDLDGIGEFVDSGRTVQLGVVPSTAPAARPSFEEVAKAAVAITDRLGFARSLLREQIGVTPACGLAGATPEWARIAIELAQKAADGFADDPDGI, encoded by the coding sequence GTGAGTGTTTTCGCCGGCGCTACCGGCATCGGATCGTGGCCTGGGACGTCGCCCCGCGAGGCCGCCGAGATAGTGGTCGGTGAGCTGCACACCCTGCCGCACCTCGTTGAGTTGCCCTCTCGAGGCGTCGGTGCGGACATGATCGGGCGCGCCGGTGCGCTGCTCGTCGACATCGGGATCGACACCGTGCCGCGTGGCTACCGGATCGCCCCCGGACGCAGCGCGGTGGTGCGACGGGCCGTCAGCCTGCTCAATGAAGATCTCGATGCGCTCGAAGAGGCGTGGGAGAACGCCGGACTGCGCGGCGGCACGCGCACGGTGAAACTGCAATCCCCGGGCCCGATCACACTGGCCGCCCAGTTGGAGTTGGCGGGCGGGCATCGCGCGATCACAGACGCGGGGGCCGTGCGTGACCTGACCGCCTCGCTGGCCGAGGGTGTGGCACAGCACCGGGCCGAGGTCGCCAGGCGGCTGGACACCACCGTGGTGGTGCAGTTCGACGAACCGCTGCTGCCAGCGGCGCTTCTGGGCCGGCTGACCGGGGTGACCAGCTTCACGCCCGTGCACCCGGTCGACGAGCCCGTCGCGATCGGGTTGATCGATGAATGCATCGCGGCCGTCGGCGCCGAGGTGGTTTTGCACAGTTGCGCGGCCGATCTGCCATGGAAGCTGTTGCAGCGCAGCTCTATTCATGCGGTATCGATCGATGTGTCCACGCTTGGCGCTGTTGATCTCGACGGTATCGGCGAGTTTGTCGATAGCGGTCGGACCGTGCAGCTCGGGGTCGTGCCGTCGACCGCACCCGCTGCACGCCCATCCTTCGAGGAGGTGGCGAAGGCGGCGGTCGCCATCACCGACCGGCTCGGCTTCGCGCGGTCGCTCTTGCGTGAGCAGATCGGTGTCACCCCGGCCTGCGGGCTTGCGGGAGCCACGCCGGAATGGGCTCGAATCGCCATCGAACTGGCGCAGAAGGCGGCCGACGGTTTCGCCGATGATCCGGACGGGATCTAG
- a CDS encoding ArsR/SmtB family transcription factor translates to MSTSAAARAPLFDALGDPNRLRIITRLCDGGPCSTTEVTTVVSVSRQAATKHLLLLEAVGLVSSQRHGRERIWRVQPQPLTDASEYLNALSQRWDKAIDRLRAYVEDK, encoded by the coding sequence GTGAGTACGTCCGCGGCCGCCAGGGCGCCGTTGTTCGACGCTTTGGGTGATCCGAATCGGCTGCGCATCATCACCCGTCTGTGTGACGGCGGGCCGTGCTCGACGACCGAGGTGACGACGGTCGTGTCGGTTAGCCGGCAGGCCGCGACCAAACATCTGCTGCTGTTGGAAGCGGTGGGGCTGGTGAGCAGTCAGCGTCACGGCAGGGAACGGATCTGGCGGGTGCAGCCGCAGCCACTGACCGATGCGAGCGAATATTTAAATGCGTTGTCGCAACGGTGGGACAAAGCAATTGACCGATTGCGCGCTTACGTCGAGGACAAATAG
- a CDS encoding 4-coumarate--CoA ligase family protein, translating to MSFASPFPEVDIPSSSVYDFLFDGIAEADLDRVALVDAKSGTQTTYRELIDLVDAFAGALTGRGIGVGDVVGLLSGNSSEFAVAFHGILRSGATATTINALFTAKDIAKQLTDSNAKMLVTVTPLLAQAKEAAAAVGLADSDLVVLDGDGHEIAGHPNATDLMEQGLPAPDVSFAPPSHLAVLPYSSGTTGNPKGVKLTHRNLVANVAQIRPLHGMVADDVVVAVLPFFHIYGMTVLLNAALHARARLVIMGSFDLGGFLANIANHKCTVAFIAPPVAVALAKHPLIDDYDLGSLNVVMSGAAPLDADLGQAVADRLGCRVVQGYGMSELSPVSHITPFDAGAHEMNATAPLSSVGWTVPNAASKIVNPETGDEIDVPAEGLSETGELWFKGPNVMAGYLNNESATKETIDDDGWLHTGDLAQVDANGCVYIVDRLKELIKYKGYQVPPAELEAVLLSHPQIADAAVVGVVDAEGEEVPKAFVVKQSEADLGADEVMEFVAGQVAPYKKVRQVEFIDAIPKSASGKILRKDLRTT from the coding sequence ATGAGCTTCGCGAGCCCCTTCCCCGAAGTCGACATCCCATCCTCCAGCGTCTACGACTTTCTGTTCGACGGCATCGCCGAGGCCGACCTCGACCGTGTCGCCCTTGTCGACGCGAAGTCGGGCACACAGACCACCTACCGCGAGCTGATCGACCTGGTCGACGCGTTCGCCGGGGCGCTGACCGGACGCGGCATCGGTGTCGGTGACGTGGTGGGCCTGCTGTCAGGAAACAGTTCGGAATTCGCGGTCGCCTTCCACGGCATCCTGCGCTCAGGCGCGACGGCCACCACCATCAACGCGTTGTTCACCGCCAAGGACATCGCCAAGCAGCTGACCGATTCCAACGCAAAGATGCTGGTGACGGTCACACCTCTGCTGGCGCAGGCGAAAGAGGCGGCCGCCGCGGTTGGGCTGGCCGACAGCGACCTCGTCGTGCTGGACGGTGATGGCCATGAGATCGCCGGCCACCCCAACGCCACCGACCTGATGGAGCAGGGACTGCCTGCGCCAGACGTCAGCTTCGCCCCGCCATCGCATCTAGCGGTGTTGCCCTACAGTTCGGGCACCACCGGAAATCCCAAGGGGGTGAAGCTGACCCACCGGAACCTGGTGGCCAATGTGGCGCAGATCCGGCCGCTGCACGGGATGGTCGCCGACGATGTGGTCGTCGCCGTTTTGCCCTTCTTTCACATCTACGGAATGACGGTGCTGCTCAACGCCGCTCTGCACGCGCGGGCACGACTGGTCATCATGGGAAGCTTCGATCTGGGCGGGTTCCTCGCCAACATCGCGAACCACAAGTGCACAGTCGCGTTCATCGCGCCGCCGGTCGCCGTGGCGCTGGCCAAGCATCCCCTGATCGACGACTACGACCTTGGGTCGCTCAATGTCGTCATGTCGGGCGCCGCGCCGTTGGACGCAGACCTCGGGCAGGCGGTCGCCGACCGGTTGGGGTGCCGTGTCGTGCAGGGCTACGGGATGAGCGAGCTGAGCCCCGTCAGCCACATCACCCCGTTCGACGCGGGCGCGCATGAGATGAACGCGACGGCGCCACTGAGCTCAGTCGGGTGGACGGTGCCCAACGCCGCGTCCAAGATCGTCAATCCCGAGACCGGTGACGAAATCGATGTCCCCGCAGAGGGTCTCAGTGAAACCGGCGAACTCTGGTTCAAGGGGCCGAACGTGATGGCGGGCTACCTGAACAACGAGTCGGCCACCAAAGAGACGATTGACGACGACGGCTGGTTACACACCGGCGATCTCGCCCAGGTCGACGCAAACGGCTGCGTCTACATTGTCGACCGGCTCAAGGAGCTGATCAAGTACAAGGGCTACCAGGTGCCGCCCGCCGAACTCGAGGCGGTGCTACTGAGCCATCCGCAGATTGCCGATGCGGCGGTCGTCGGCGTTGTGGACGCCGAAGGCGAAGAGGTGCCAAAGGCTTTCGTGGTCAAGCAGTCCGAGGCAGACCTCGGGGCGGACGAGGTGATGGAGTTCGTCGCCGGTCAGGTCGCACCGTACAAGAAGGTCCGCCAGGTGGAGTTCATCGACGCTATCCCGAAGTCCGCGTCAGGCAAGATCCTGCGCAAGGATTTACGAACGACGTAA
- a CDS encoding MerR family transcriptional regulator has translation MRISDLEAATGVGRHALRYYEREGLLGEIPRGHNNYRDYPQSLTKQVKLLRSMQSLGFSLAEIRQVLESLRARGIDCVDGARLVADKRARVEQQIRDLRNVSRLLREEQLRLEDSARQHGLLPD, from the coding sequence ATGCGTATCAGCGATTTAGAGGCCGCAACCGGTGTGGGGCGGCATGCTCTGCGCTACTACGAGCGCGAGGGATTGCTCGGCGAGATTCCCCGAGGGCACAACAATTACCGGGACTATCCGCAGTCGCTGACCAAACAGGTCAAGTTGCTTCGCAGCATGCAGTCACTCGGCTTCAGCCTGGCCGAGATCCGCCAGGTGCTCGAGAGCCTGCGCGCCCGCGGCATCGACTGCGTCGACGGAGCCCGCCTGGTTGCCGACAAACGTGCTCGCGTCGAGCAACAGATCCGGGACCTCCGCAACGTCAGCCGCCTACTGCGTGAGGAGCAGCTGCGGTTGGAGGACAGTGCGCGGCAGCACGGACTCTTGCCTGACTAG
- the ligA gene encoding NAD-dependent DNA ligase LigA, whose protein sequence is MSPKATPDPKTTLAEQAEEAPDADLRRRWQELADEVRGHQFRYYVRDAPVISDAEFDKLLRELQGLEDANPELRTPDSPTQLVGGAGFATDFTSADHLERMLSLDNVFTPDELAAWAARTKGEIGDDAHYLCELKIDGVALALVYRNGRLERGATRGDGRTGEDVTLNARTIDDIPEKLTGTEEFPVPKVLEVRGEVFFRVADFEDLNAGLVAEGKPPFANPRNSAAGSLRQKNPAVTARRKLRMICHGLGHSEGFRPKTLHDAYRALRAWGLPVSDHTARVQGIDAVTEHIAYWGEHRHDVAHEIDGVVVKVDEIALQRRLGSTSRAPRWAIAYKYPPEEATTKLLDIKVNVGRTGRVTPFAFMEPVKVAGSTVSQATLHNASEVVRKGVLIGDTVVIRKAGDVIPEVLGPVVDLRDGSEREFVMPTKCPECGTALAPAKEGDADIRCPNTRSCPAQLRERVFHVAGRGAFDIEGLGYEAAVALLQAGVITDEGDLFNIGSPDLLRTDLFKTKDGNLSANGKRLLVNLHDAKSKPLWRVLVALSIRHVGPTAARALATEYGTLDAIMSASEDELAVVEGVGPTIAAAVTEWFTVDWHRAIVDKWRAAGVRMADERDASVERTLDGLSIVVTGSLTRYSRDDAKEAIVARGGKAASSVSKKTAYVVAGDSPGSKFDKAVELGVPVLDEDGFTRLLEAGPGGV, encoded by the coding sequence GTGAGCCCGAAGGCGACCCCTGACCCGAAGACCACGCTGGCCGAACAGGCCGAGGAGGCCCCCGACGCCGACCTGCGGCGCCGCTGGCAAGAGCTGGCCGACGAGGTGCGGGGTCATCAGTTCCGCTATTACGTTCGAGACGCCCCGGTCATCTCGGACGCGGAGTTCGACAAACTCCTGCGTGAACTGCAGGGCCTTGAAGACGCGAACCCGGAGCTGCGGACCCCCGATTCGCCGACGCAACTGGTCGGCGGCGCCGGCTTCGCCACCGACTTCACCTCAGCCGATCACCTCGAGCGGATGTTGTCGCTGGACAACGTGTTCACCCCGGACGAGCTCGCGGCCTGGGCCGCGCGCACCAAGGGTGAAATCGGCGACGACGCGCATTACCTGTGCGAGCTCAAGATCGACGGTGTCGCGCTGGCGCTGGTGTATCGAAACGGGCGGCTGGAGCGCGGCGCCACCCGGGGCGACGGCCGCACCGGCGAGGACGTCACGCTCAATGCGCGCACCATCGATGACATTCCCGAAAAGCTCACCGGCACCGAAGAATTTCCGGTTCCGAAAGTCCTCGAGGTGCGCGGCGAGGTGTTCTTCCGGGTCGCCGACTTCGAGGACCTCAACGCCGGCCTGGTCGCGGAGGGCAAGCCGCCGTTCGCCAACCCGCGCAACAGTGCCGCCGGGTCGCTGCGCCAGAAGAATCCGGCCGTCACCGCACGCCGCAAGCTACGGATGATCTGCCACGGTCTGGGGCATTCCGAGGGCTTTCGTCCCAAGACCCTGCACGACGCCTATCGCGCCCTGAGGGCGTGGGGGCTGCCGGTGTCCGATCACACCGCCAGGGTCCAGGGCATCGATGCCGTCACCGAGCACATCGCGTATTGGGGCGAGCACCGGCACGATGTCGCGCACGAAATCGACGGTGTGGTAGTCAAAGTCGACGAAATCGCATTGCAACGGCGACTCGGTTCCACCTCACGTGCGCCGCGGTGGGCGATCGCTTACAAGTACCCGCCGGAAGAGGCGACCACCAAGCTTCTCGACATCAAGGTCAATGTGGGTCGCACCGGCCGGGTCACCCCGTTCGCCTTCATGGAGCCCGTCAAGGTGGCGGGCTCCACCGTCAGCCAGGCCACGCTGCACAACGCTTCGGAGGTCGTACGCAAGGGCGTGCTGATCGGCGACACTGTCGTGATTCGCAAGGCCGGCGACGTGATTCCCGAGGTGCTCGGGCCCGTCGTGGATCTGCGCGACGGCTCCGAACGCGAATTCGTCATGCCCACAAAGTGTCCCGAATGCGGCACCGCCCTCGCCCCGGCAAAGGAGGGCGACGCCGATATCCGCTGTCCGAATACGCGGTCGTGCCCGGCTCAGTTGCGGGAGCGCGTGTTTCACGTCGCGGGGCGTGGCGCGTTCGACATCGAGGGCCTCGGCTATGAGGCGGCGGTCGCGCTACTGCAGGCTGGCGTCATCACCGACGAAGGCGATCTGTTCAACATCGGCAGCCCCGATCTGTTGCGGACAGATCTGTTCAAGACCAAGGACGGCAACCTGTCGGCGAACGGCAAGCGGCTACTGGTGAACCTGCACGACGCAAAGTCAAAACCGCTGTGGCGGGTGCTGGTCGCGTTGTCGATCCGTCACGTCGGTCCGACCGCTGCCCGTGCACTGGCCACCGAGTACGGCACGTTGGACGCGATCATGTCCGCGTCAGAGGATGAACTGGCGGTCGTCGAGGGAGTGGGCCCGACGATCGCGGCCGCGGTCACCGAGTGGTTCACCGTCGATTGGCACCGCGCGATCGTCGACAAGTGGCGGGCGGCCGGTGTGCGGATGGCCGACGAACGCGACGCCAGCGTTGAGCGCACCCTCGACGGTTTGTCGATCGTCGTCACCGGGTCGCTGACCCGCTACTCCCGTGACGATGCGAAGGAAGCCATCGTCGCGCGCGGCGGAAAGGCCGCCAGTTCGGTGTCGAAGAAAACCGCCTACGTCGTGGCAGGGGATTCACCCGGCTCGAAATTCGACAAGGCCGTCGAACTCGGCGTCCCCGTTCTCGATGAGGACGGCTTCACCCGGCTGTTGGAAGCCGGGCCCGGCGGCGTCTAG
- a CDS encoding SRPBCC family protein, with product MSSDRIEKEVLLKAPLDRVWRAISDADEFGRWFGVRFDGPFVAGTSVIGTITPTTVDEDVAKAQQPHAGKADAWQIVAVQPQRRLAFRWHPFAVEDDSDYSDAPTTLVEFTLEDTSDGVLLRIVESGFDAIPAERRQSAFEGNDEGWSAQTELVRKYLALSDEKV from the coding sequence ATGAGTTCAGATCGAATCGAGAAGGAAGTCCTGCTGAAGGCTCCGTTGGATCGAGTCTGGCGGGCGATCAGCGATGCCGACGAGTTCGGCCGCTGGTTCGGCGTTCGCTTCGACGGGCCGTTCGTTGCGGGCACCTCGGTGATCGGGACCATCACACCGACAACGGTCGACGAGGATGTGGCCAAAGCCCAGCAGCCCCACGCCGGTAAGGCAGACGCCTGGCAGATCGTCGCGGTCCAGCCGCAACGGCGGCTGGCGTTTCGTTGGCATCCGTTCGCGGTCGAAGACGATTCGGACTATTCGGATGCGCCGACGACGCTGGTGGAGTTCACCCTCGAAGATACGTCCGACGGCGTGCTGCTGCGCATCGTCGAATCCGGGTTTGATGCCATCCCGGCAGAGCGGCGGCAGTCGGCGTTCGAGGGCAACGACGAGGGCTGGTCCGCGCAGACCGAGCTGGTTCGCAAGTACCTGGCCCTCAGCGACGAGAAGGTGTGA